In the genome of Drosophila pseudoobscura strain MV-25-SWS-2005 chromosome 3, UCI_Dpse_MV25, whole genome shotgun sequence, one region contains:
- the Tom7 gene encoding mitochondrial import receptor subunit TOM7 homolog, producing MELSEGVKERLGVVVGVVQTTFHWGFVPMVLYLGFSKGAEPGMPPLSILSLLWQ from the exons atgGAGCTATCCGAAGGAGTCAAGGAGCGTTTGGGAGTGGTCGTCGGCGTGGTCCAAACGACATTCCACTGGGGATTCGTGCCAATGGTGCTTTATCTGg GATTCTCAAAGGGAGCCGAGCCCGGGATGCCACCATTGTCCATCCTGAGCCTGTTGTGGCAGTAA
- the LOC6898058 gene encoding uncharacterized protein isoform X2 produces the protein MKTTNLGLYAFRLTFGQAPPLSAQASTNCSHAYTTSSSSSNRVVTRSATMLALFGIALSSFSLKQLLAKKHSKHNALRKL, from the exons ATGAAAACGACCAATCTCGGCCTGTATGCTTTCCGTTTAACCTTCGGACAG GCGCCGCCGCTATCTGCGCAGGCCTCGACGAACTGCAGCCATGCGTACACCACGAGCTCGTCCAGCTCCAACCGTGTGGTGACGCGCTCGGCCACCATGCTAGCGCTTTTCGGCATCGCCCTCTCCTCGTTCAGCCTGAAGCAGCTGCTAGCCAAGAAGCACAGCAAGCACAATGCCCTGCGCAAGCTTTAA
- the LOC6898058 gene encoding uncharacterized protein isoform X1 → MMELEKLQSGDPCRECLDLGLDHRLRYFYISLEEQLLKCESRSCLWPQNDEVSSDEEFDFGETVPIEAPQNENTAAPDEADEFILQLLQDLGSGVEPAAVETQPASDLNLISMPDLLSGPLTEPEACTGLDFSWLEPSIPDKSEFPNRVITKEEIPQLPKTLQTAPMLSPNTDTFNTAPILSPRARPRSDPFCTPLPKASTLPRKEANLNPVPLKTASTQARITEKEILSKDNPFLDAIKRHDVTPTRSSKTTRRRPVVRTGTGTALRTQAVMQLLKHRQEQAVGADSEVKRPPQL, encoded by the coding sequence atGATGGAGCTGGAGAAACTGCAGTCGggcgacccgtgccgagagtgcCTGGACCTGGGCCTGGACCACAGGCTACGCTACTTTTACATCAGTCTCGAGGAGCAGCTGCTAAAGTGCGAGTCCCGCAGCTGCCTTTGGCCACAAAACGATGAGGTTTCCTCTGACGAGGAATTCGACTTTGGAGAAACAGTTCCCATTGAAGCCCCACAAAATGAAAACACTGCTGCTCCAGACGAGGCCGATGAGTTcatcctgcagctgctgcaggaccTGGGGTCAGGCGtagagccagcagcagtggagacCCAGCCGGCGTCTGATTTGAATCTCATCTCCATGCCGGATCTTCTTTCTGGTCCTCTTACTGAACCAGAGGCTTGTACAGGGCTAGATTTTAGCTGGCTGGAGCCGAGCATTCCCGATAAGAGTGAATTCCCGAATCGCGTGATAACCAAAGAAGAAATTCCGCAACTGCCTAAGACGCTGCAGACTGCGCCTATGCTTAGTCCAAATACTGATACCTTCAACACTGCGCCGATACTCAGTCCCAGAGCTAGGCCAAGGAGCGATCCCTTCTGCACTCCGCTCCCGAAGGCATCCACTCTGCCCCGGAAAGAAGCAAACCTTAATCCAGTGCCCTTGAAGACGGCCTCAACACAAGCGAGAATTACCGAGAAAGAAATTCTCAGCAAGGACAACCCGTTCCTGGACGCCATAAAGCGGCATGATGTTACGCCAACCCGCAGCTCAAAGACGACGCGCAGACGCCCAGTAGTCAGAACTGGGACGGGCACGGCTTTGCGGACGCAGGCGGTGATGCAGCTGCTCAAGCACCGGCAGGAGCAGGCAGTGGGAGCCGACTCGGAAGTGAAGCGCCCACCACAGCTATGA
- the LOC6898059 gene encoding uncharacterized protein isoform X2 — protein MATLSSELKRDNLIMNLSIQTSERDTERLQRQLDKSNDLYGQLVTNLERIFSPAQIEKIQNDRRIVWPRADLIEAHNLYAASRSVCNILLRRNYPLPSVRTMQYWEARERNRTASAANQTAQRSATEQAMSHLLEVIDAINLVHNYT, from the exons ATGGCTACCTTAAG CTCCGAACTGAAACGCGACAACTTAATAATGAATCTGTCCATCCAGACCAGCGAAAGGGACACGGAGAGACTGCAACGGCAGCTGGACAAATCGAATGACCTCTATGGACAACTCGTTACAAATTTGGAGAGGATATTCTCCCCGGCCCAAATCGAAAAGATTCAGAATGACAGGCGTATCGTGTGGCCCAGGGCGGACCTAATAGAAGCGCATAATCTGTATGCGGCCAGCAGAAGTGTCTGCAACATCCTGCTGAGAAGGAACTATCCACTACCCTCTGTGCGGACAATGCAGTACTGGGAAGCCCGTGAGCGGAACCGAACCGCGAGCGCAGCGAATCAGACTGCCCAGCGGAGCGCAACAGAGCAGGCCATGTCCCATCTGCTCGAGGTCATTGATGCGATCAACCTGGTTCACAATTACACCTAG
- the LOC6898059 gene encoding uncharacterized protein isoform X1, with protein MDLEIVEEHLLPPETNEETLMVQYDKEPARNQPEESESDYEFEELPAEECLQVQVVDADGYLKVLEKENSELKRDNLIMNLSIQTSERDTERLQRQLDKSNDLYGQLVTNLERIFSPAQIEKIQNDRRIVWPRADLIEAHNLYAASRSVCNILLRRNYPLPSVRTMQYWEARERNRTASAANQTAQRSATEQAMSHLLEVIDAINLVHNYT; from the exons ATGGATTTAGAAATAGTTGAGGAGCATTTGCTGCCACCAGAGACAAACGAGGAAACTCTAATGGTGCAATACGATAAAGAGCCTGCCAGGAACCAGCCAGAGGAGTCGGAGAGTGATTACGAATTTGAGGAACTGCCTGCGGAGGAGTGTCTGCAAGTACAGGTGGTGGACGCCGATGGCTACCTTAAGGTCTTGGAGAAGGAAAA CTCCGAACTGAAACGCGACAACTTAATAATGAATCTGTCCATCCAGACCAGCGAAAGGGACACGGAGAGACTGCAACGGCAGCTGGACAAATCGAATGACCTCTATGGACAACTCGTTACAAATTTGGAGAGGATATTCTCCCCGGCCCAAATCGAAAAGATTCAGAATGACAGGCGTATCGTGTGGCCCAGGGCGGACCTAATAGAAGCGCATAATCTGTATGCGGCCAGCAGAAGTGTCTGCAACATCCTGCTGAGAAGGAACTATCCACTACCCTCTGTGCGGACAATGCAGTACTGGGAAGCCCGTGAGCGGAACCGAACCGCGAGCGCAGCGAATCAGACTGCCCAGCGGAGCGCAACAGAGCAGGCCATGTCCCATCTGCTCGAGGTCATTGATGCGATCAACCTGGTTCACAATTACACCTAG
- the LOC4803351 gene encoding dymeclin: MGINVSRTADLGSNEWLQRFVGRHHIAHDDEAFWNGLLNYNIVLPENSQDQLNLDSRLETLCQSFIGNNLKTGNFGSLVTVFLEKTSELLSLSDQESNMHVWQTFNALFIIRTLVKYINETGSEFQLLQHFEALPSAELVQAAVELQQQTPAESATIAIEATEQAAAAAASAPVFVDGAKFETFIDALVNLIVVIPVKEFTYHLHLEAVNMLITLLSVHLFAQQPTEKSIVFRTVFKCQHANVLMSALLHFVARMVEVPHTMFGSSSAGSIVFGIAESLLSIFTFRKQQDVLKASNAVGGELSLQFRTHYPLANQSLLLILILTNHCTAQENAYRASLFGCADSKDSPKQGTVSFQIDFSAVYETLCRIVTIDQATLLLYLLLHRNERFYRFVMQQQDLEQLVIPILQTLYNAPDSNSHHIYMSLIVLLILSEDEGFNKNVHTIMLKNITWYTERSISEISLGGILILIVIRTIQYNMLKMRDKYLHTNCLAALANMSGHFRALHPYVAQRLVSLFETLARKHTRLDAQLKEPADSAVFVNVVTTAEDMLQDLSVLEEVLRMVLEILNSCLTNQLVYCPNLVYTLLYKRSVFEGFRSHHAFQDVVQNIDMVVGFFSSRLQRVQEQRGELGVNEVLEVISKGASQWSSDRLRKFPDLKFKYVEEDAPEEFFIPYVWTLVCKYGCVHFSSESIKTVTTDIAC; encoded by the exons ATGGGTATCAACGTCAGCCGGACGGCGGACCTGGGGTCCAACGAGTGGCTGCAGCGGTTCGTTGGGCGACACCACATTGCACACGATGACGAGGCCTTCTGGAACGGACTTCTCAACTACAACATTGTGTTGCCGGAGAACAG CCAGGACCAGCTAAACCTGGACAGCCGGCTGGAGACGCTATGTCAGTCGTTTATCGGTAATAATCTGAAGACTGGCAACTTCGGCTCCCTGGTCACTGTGTTCCTGGAAAAGACCAGCgagctgctgtcgctgtctgaCCAAGAGAGCAACATGCATGTGTGGCAGACCTTCAATGCCCTCTTCATCATTCGCACCTTGGTCAAGTACATCAATGAAACGGGCTCCGAgttccagctgctgcagcacttCGAGGCGCTGCCCAGCGCAGAGCTTGTGCAGGCGGCCgttgagctgcagcaacagACGCCAGCGGAGAGTGCCACCATTGCCATCGAGGCCACAGAGCAGGCAGCGGCTGCCGCCGCATCAGCGCCTGTCTTCGTGGACGGCGCCAAGTTCGAGACCTTTATTGATGCCTTGGTGAACCTAATCGTAGTGATACCCGTCAAGGAGTTCACCTACCACTTGCACCTGGAGGCTGTCAATATGCTTATCACGCTGCTGTCGGTGCATCTGTTTGCGCAGCAGCCCACGGAGAAATCGATAGTCTTTCGCACGGTCTTCAAGTGCCAGCACGCCAACGTGCTGATGTCGGCCCTGCTGCATTTTGTGGCGCGCATGGTGGAGGTGCCGCATACCATGTTCGGCTCCAGCTCAGCAGGTTCCATCGTCTTCGGCATCGCTGAATCGCTGCTATCCATCTTCACGTTCCGCAAGCAGCAGGATGTGCTGAAGGCAAGCAACGCCGTTGGCGGAGAGCTTTCGCTGCAATTTCGCACCCACTATCCGCTGGCCAACCAGAGTCTACTGCTCATCCTTATACTGACAAACCACTGCACGGCCCAGGAGAATGCCTATCGCGCCAGTCTCTTTGGCTGCGCCGACTCCAAGGACTCGCCCAAGCAGGGAACGGTGTCCTTCCAGATTGACTTCTCGGCCGTGTACGAGACACTTTGCCGCATTGTCACCATTGACCAGGCCACGCTGCTGCTCTATCTGCTGCTCCATCGGAATGAGCGCTTCTACAGGTtcgtcatgcagcagcaaGACCTGGAACAGTTGGTCATCCCCATTCTGCAGACTCTGTACAATGCCCCCGACAGCAACTCCCATCACATATACATGTCACTGATTGTACTCCTCATTCTGAGCGAAGACGAGGGCTTCAATAAGAACGTGCACACAATT ATGCTGAAGAATATCACGTGGTACACGGAGCGCAGCATATCGGAGATATCGCTAGGCGGCATTCTTATCCTGATCGTCATCCGCACCATACAGTACAACATGCTGAAGATGCGCGACAAGTACTTGCACACCAATTGCCTGGCAGCTCTGGCCAACATGTCCGGACACTTCCGAGCCCTCCATCCATATGTGGCGCAACGCTTGGTCTCGCTGTTCGAGACACTGGCACGGAAGCACACGCGACTGGATGCCCAGCTCAAGGAGCCAGCCGACAGCGCCGTGTTTGTCAATGTCGTCACTACGGCCGAGGATATGCTTCAAGACCTGAGCGTACTGGAGGAGGTGCTGCGCATGGTATTGGAAATCCTCAACTCCTGTCTTACAAATCAGCTTGTGTATTGTCCGAACCTGGTCTACACGCTGCTGTACAAGCGCAGTGTCTTTGAGGGCTTCCGCAGTCATCACGCTTTCCAGGATGTCGTCCAGAATATCGACATG GTGGTGGGCTTCTTCTCATCTCGTTTGCAGCGCGTGCAAGAGCAGCGCGGCGAACTGGGGGTCAATGAGGTGCTCGAGGTGATATCGAAAGGTGCCAGCCAATGGTCCAGCGATCGGCTGAGG AAGTTTCCTGATCTTAAGTTTAAGTACGTTGAGGAGGATGCACCCGAGGAGTTCTTCATTCCATATGTCTGGACGCTGGTCTGCAAGTATGGCTGCGTGCACTTCAGCTCGGAGAGCATAAAGACCGTCACCACGGACATTGCCTGCTAA
- the LOC6898061 gene encoding odorant receptor 49a-like, which produces MTCVAHQEKCTYIPEIETPPEPWNGLLIGTDPNSNMFHAHSDIQFMLQKDIVWRSRNSSQPCGKWFAGQFIVNVSLGTDLWMMCVSSQICMHFGYLAKKLAAYLPSRERERADCEFLCSFVQKHQQILRLHKEVNQVFGLLLASNLFTTASLLCCMAFYTVVQGLNAEGISYMMLFASVAAQFYMVSSYGQRLIDLSFSISMAAYLQNWYDGSIRYKKDLLLIMARAQRPAEISAKGIIVISLDTFKILMSITYRFFAVIRQTVGK; this is translated from the exons ATGACATGTGTTGCTCATCAGGAAAAGTGCACCTACATACCAGAAATTGAGACACCACCAGAACCATGGAACGGCTTGCTCATCGGCACGGATCCAAATTCAAACATGTTCCATGCCCATTCGGACATTCAATTCATGCTACAGAAAGACATTGTTTGGAGGAGCAGAAATAGTTCTCAGCCCTGCGGAAAATGGTTTGCCGG CCAGTTCATCGTCAACGTCAGTTTGGGCACAGATCTCTGGATGATGTGTGTCTCGAGCCAGATCTGCATGCACTTTGGATATCTGGCCAAGAAGCTGGCCGCATACCTTCCAAgtcgagaacgagaacgagcgGATTGTGAGTTCTTGTGCAGCTTCGTGCAGAAACATCAGCAGATCCTCAG GTTGCACAAGGAGGTGAATCAGGTTTTTGGCCTTCTCTTGGCCTCAAATCTTTTTACCACAGCCAGTCTGCTCTGCTGTATGGCCTTTTACACCGTTGTCCAGGGTCTGAATGCGGAGGGAATATCCTACATGATGCTCTTCGCCAGCGTTGCTGCCCAGTTCTATATGGTCAGCTCCTATGGGCAGCGGCTTATCGACTTG AGTTTCAGCATTTCCATGGCTGCCTATCTTCAGAATTGGTATGATGGATCCATACGGTATAAGAAAGACCTCCTCCTTATTATGGCTCGCGCCCAGCGTCCAGCGGAGATATCTGCAAAGGGAATTATCGTTATATCCCTCGATACCTTTAAGATC CTGATGAGCATCACCTATCGATTCTTTGCGGTTATTCGCCAAACTGTGGGAAAGTGA
- the LOC4803350 gene encoding kunitz-type serine protease inhibitor nigrescinin-6, producing MCGKGRLLRAMEVASVVLVLGLLLAVAGVSEGRPMDLYDDVSDFFDAISLDDVANTGRNTHPEQFCLMPARKGVCRALIPRWRYDPEQKKCVEFKFGGCDGNENNFSSYKDCMSTCEGM from the coding sequence ATGTGCGGAAAGGGCCGACTGTTGAGAGCGATGGAGGTAGCCAgtgtggtgctggtgctgggacTGCTGCTGGCCGTGGCGGGAGTCAGCGAGGGTCGCCCAATGGATCTGTACGATGATGTGAGCGACTTCTTTGATGCCATTTCTTTGGACGATGTGGCCAATACGGGCCGCAACACGCATCCGGAGCAGTTCTGCCTGATGCCGGCCCGAAAAGGCGTCTGTCGGGCCCTCATACCGCGATGGCGCTACGATCCCGAGCAGAAGAAGTGTGTGGAGTTCAAGTTCGGTGGCTGCGATGGCAACGAGAACAATTTCTCCAGCTACAAGGACTGCATGTCCACCTGCGAGGGAATGTAG
- the LOC6898062 gene encoding uncharacterized protein, with protein MIFLQFWWTLMVLGGSKLLPADSEPSSSEKLRSFNRAVKEARGKIQDLHGQDQYRRQPRHTIDDMLASFAQTSSGESEDNAMAEAANAWYRDFQAGHKQSHTVSKQSGTSYESNYLKDMQNTEIGNVKQKYKDTAVDPIIPVFETTMAPFQYGGSGLTYLDIKLKQAQEILNEHEKTSRTDPYRVKEYHKKAELNDDLPEFENRPVPDGLYEQTLLRLDSPKWRPNNLMHEANYKLSKIEQEASENAQRKIPPKGRGLNKRSSYHGFNPMNEIKLKTSNRLMLKGMGPSLPSNALVESQHAHFVDELIKRRERKMRREQEQQQDPDLYLDHYQEQNQEGYMSDDGERRQQYDGLSPMTNKMRQSPEVVSSGGHNMLDLPQSYDYRLPPYDRFHALSQRQMPNMVDYLHPNRRSVGEPGRYKREHTLNMTVETTAKVAVNEPGTKAEQLDIPSVSALKESEPKVEEQQDVKVELDKEPIDSKVVGKATAFEKVQVEADAKSLKVGTDIEVKPTEPTELNDDAVSVSEADISTKPEVGESAQDSAVKVESNEAKTRLETDAITEAEGSLETQDKSNSHAVLQSVLEQPQVQEKSQAAASIEDAVLQESIKLTLEESVTSRPADEVSPEPERSKIAPGTPHLPNPDAVVKLLANELSHLSGDKDRNKRHIQSLRRRWFPRKNRRSKRSIGEEQQPPECPERAKRMVAPLLDDLEDHNGNHLHFGDLGSGLLMPDVEEDTDPYGEDEASLYDASSVQVPMMNQRANGVYQLTQQPLQIPQQQQQQQQQQQQQQQQQQQQQQQQQQQQQQQQQQPQQLQQPSNFKASFNLTNFFNELQKLQKNRPLQLQQNRPAQQQQEQQSPIQHQYLAQQQHFPQKPYLPKQQYLPPQQQAPLQTQQKQLQAPPLMKQSAVHRYFGPFFNKQVKNNMLSTVDPCITQVEPLTRPSVSITIDPNCISITTPVPNMMTESTTPGFGENKTSNPSMTNTTDTSTNATDSGGADQGKTSGPAVPTGDVCNSPDALRLNVSINANVCGDPKTKQFYGNGSINMQPAFDQMSTDLMLDWADSADSAEHGSDDTLMQNDDRYAREAGRNWRDNTGHRRNNRWGKEKSKGKKEYKPESSRCSGNTESCDDSLEKLITGKTSEDIVSAVFEAVSNDPGMDRLLAVLERNRKGSLKKPKNFYQIRNDKNDQYLHQTETMVRETMAAISDIIDKQVRVRSCIPLRPDLSEFYDLILKTMDEQKKCREKRENALSGLADDFNQDVGLLDSDKIDSRSRIVKKLLRQYEELPLADQRSAANVRDELLMDLMYLRKMADSVERRQRSAKLQEVLRQTSMNNVMQARISSEYSPRFIKLVKTAELFKEAGEQQARAFVGL; from the exons ATGATTTTCTTACAATTCTGGTGGACTctgatggtgctgggtggttCCAAGTTGCTCCCGGCCGACTCGGAGCCGTCGAGCAGCGAGAAGTTGCGCAGCTTCAATCGGGCCGTTAAGGAGGCGCGCGGCAAGATTCAGGATCTCCACGGCCAGGATCAGTACCGAAGACAGCCCAGGCACACCATCGACGATATGCTGGCCAGCTTTGCCCAGACCAGCAGCGGAGAATCGGAGGACAATGCCATGGCGGAGGCAGCCAACGCCTGGTATCGGGACTTCCAGGCAGGCCACAAGCAATCACATACTGTCAGTAAACAGAGCGGCACGAGCTACGAAAGTAACTACCTGAAGGATATGCAGAACACAGAGATCGGCAATGTGAAGCAGAAGTACAAGGATACTGCGGTGGATCCCATCATTCCAGTGTTCGAGACCACCATGGCTCCCTTTCAGTACGGTGGTAGCGGTCTCACCTACCTGGACATCAAGCTGAAGCAGGCCCAGGAGATTCTAAACGAGCATGAGAAGACTAGCAGAACGGATCCATACAGGGTGAAGGAGTACCACAAGAAGGCAGAACTCAACGACGATCTACCGGAGTTTGAAAACAGGCCAGTGCCGGACGGGTTGTATGAGCAAACATTGCTCCGGCTCGATTCGCCCAAATGGAGGCCCAACAATCTGATGCACGAGGCCAACTACAAGCTGTCTAAGATCGAGCAAGAGGCCTCTGAGAACGCCCAACGGAAAATTCCGCCCAAGGGCAGGGGCTTGAACAAGCGCAGCTCCTATCACGGCTTCAATCCAATGAACGAGATCAAGCTAAAGACGAGCAACCGCCTCATGCTCAAGGGCATGGGACCCTCGCTGCCGAGCAATGCGCTGGTGGAGAGCCAGCATGCCCATTTCGTGGACGAACTGATAAAGCGCCGGGAGCGGAAAATGAGacgggagcaggagcagcagcaggatccAGATCTGTATCTGGATCATTATCAGGAACAGAATCAAGAGGGATACATGAGCGATGATGGTGAACGGCGGCAGCAGTACGATGGCCTCAGTCCGATGACCAACAAAATGAGGCAGTCTCCGGAGGTTGTATCCTCCGGTGGCCACAATATGTTGGATCTGCCCCAGAGCTACGACTATCGCCTGCCCCCGTACGATCGCTTCCATGCTCTCAGCCAGCGGCAGATGCCCAACATGGTCGACTACTTGCATCCCAATCGCAGGTCCGTTGGGGAGCCGGGACGCTACAAGCGGGAGCATACCTTAAATATGACCGTGGAAACGACAGCAAAGGTGGCCGTGAATGAGCCAGGAACTAAGGCCGAGCAGCTGGACATCCCGAGTGTGTCTGCGCTCAAGGAAAGTGAACCAAAAGTCGAAGAACAACAGGATGTCAAAGTGGAGCTGGATAAAGAGCCAATCGACAGCAAGGTGGTGGGTAAAGCTACTGCTTTCGAAAAGGTGCAAGTCGAGGCTGATGCAAAGTCACTGAAAGTGGGAACGGACATTGAGGTTAAGCCTACGGAACCTACAGAGTTGAACGATGatgctgtatctgtatctgaggcGGACATTTCAACAAAGCCGGAGGTGGGCGAAAGTGCTCAGGACTCAGCTGTTAAGGTGGAAAGCAACGAGGCCAAGACAAGGCTAGAAACAGATGCCATCACTGAAGCCGAGGGTAGCCTGGAGACCCAGGATAAGTCAAACAGCCATGCCGTCCTACAATCGGTACTAGAACAGCCACAGGTTCAGGAGAAGTCCCAGGCGGCAGCCAGCATTGAAGATGCAGTGCTGCAGGAGAGCATCAAGCTGACTCTGGAGGAGTCGGTCACGTCCAGGCCAGCCGATGAGGTTTCCCCAGAGCCTGAGAGATCAAAAATAGCACCAGGTACTCCCCATTTGCCCAATCCCGATGCAGTGGTCAAACTTCTGGCCAATGAGCTGTCGCATTTGAGTGGCGACAAAGATCGCAACAAGCGGCACATCCAAAGCCTACGTCGTCGCTGGTTTCCCAGGAAAAACAGGCGCTCCAAACGGTCGATCGGGGAAGAGCAGCAGCCCCCGGAATGCCCCGAGAGAGCCAAGCGCATGGTTGCTCCTCTGCTGGACGACCTGGAGGACCACAATGGGAATCACTTGCATTTTGGAGACCTTGGAAGTGGCCTTCTTATGCCCGATGTCGAGGAAGATACCGATCCTTACGGAGAGGACGAGGCCAGTCTCTATGATGCTTCTAGCGTTCAGGTGCCCATGATGAATCAGCGAGCTAATGGAGTCTACCAGTTAACGCAGCAGCCTCTGCAGAtaccacagcaacagcagcagcagcaacagcagcagcaacagcagcagcagcagcaacagcagcagcaacaacagcagcaacagcagcaacagcagcagcaacagcagccgcaacagctacagcaaccCTCCAATTTCAAGGCCAGCTTCAATTTGACTAACTTTTTTAATGAGCTTCAGAAGCTGCAAAAGAATCGTCCGCTTCAGCTGCAACAGAATCGtccagcgcagcagcagcaagagcagcagtCACCGATTCAGCATCAATATCTggcacaacagcaacacttTCCACAGAAGCCATATCTGCCAAAACAGCAATACCTGCCACCTCAGCAACAGGCACCTCTACAGACCCAGCAAAAGCAGCTGCAAGCGCCGCCGCTAATGAAGCAATCCGCAGTCCATCGATACTTTGGTCCTTTCTTTAACAAGCAGGTCAAGAACAATATGTTGTCCACAGTGGATCCATGCATTACTCAAGTTGAACCACTGACACGGCCCTCAGTGTCCATAACCATTGATCCCAATTGCATATCAATTACAACGCCCGTCCCCAACATGATGACGGAGTCGACTACACCAGGGTTTGGTGAAAACAAAACGAGTAATCCATCCATGACGAATACTACCGATACGTCAACGAATGCAACGGACTCAGGAGGGGCAGATCAGGGTAAAACTTCTGGACCTGCTGTGCCGACCGGCGATGTCTGCAATAGTCCAGATGCCCTGAGGTTGAACGTGTCCATCAACGCGAACGTGTGCGGGGATCCAAAGACAAAACAGTTCTATGGCAACGGATCAATCAACATGCAGCCAGCCTTCGATCAGATGAGCACCGACTTGATGCTTGATTGGGCGGATTCGGCGGATTCGGCAGAGCACGGGAGTGACGATACTTTAATGCAGAATGATGATCGATATGCACGCGAAGCGGGTAGAAATTGGAGGGATAATACCGGCCACAGAAGGAATAATAGGTGGGGCAAAGAGAAGTCCAAGGGAAAAAAGGAGTACAAGCCAGAATCGAGCAGATG TAGTGGAAATACCGAATCCTGTGATGACAGCTTGGAGAAGCTTATAACTGGCAAAACGTCGGAGGACATTGTGTCGGCCGTCTTTGAGGCAGTCAGCAATGATCCGGGCATGGATCGTCTGTTGGCCGTGCTGGAGCGCAATCGCAAGGGCTCCCTCAAGAAGCCCAAAAACTTCTATCAGATCAGGAATGACAAAAACGATCAGTACCTGCATCAGACGGAGACCATGGTACGGGAGACCATGGCGGCCATTAGCGACATCATCGACAAGCAGGTGCGGGTTCGGTCCTGCATTCCCCTGCGCCCAGACCTGAGTGAGTTCTACGACCTCATCCTGAAGACTATGGATGAGCAGAAGAAGTGCCGCGAGAAGCGAGAGAACGCGCTGAGTGGTCTGGCCGACGACTTCAACCAGGATGTGGGTTTACTCGATAGCGACAAGATTGATTCCCGGTCTCGCATTGTCAAGAAACTTCTGCGTCAGTACGAGGAGCTTCCACTTGCAGATCAGCGTTCGGCGGCCAATGTCCGAGATGAACTTCTCATGGACCTCATGTACCTCCGCAAAATGGCAGACTCCGTGGAGCGCAGGCAGCGAAGTGCCAAGCTGCAGGAGGTGCTGCGGCAGACCAGCATGAACAACGTCATGCAGGCGCGCATCTCCAGCGAGTACTCGCCTCGCTTCATCAAGCTGGTGAAGACCGCAGAGCTCTTCAAGGAAGCGGGCGAGCAGCAGGCCAGGGCCTTTGTGGGACTCTAA